The Dermacentor albipictus isolate Rhodes 1998 colony chromosome 2, USDA_Dalb.pri_finalv2, whole genome shotgun sequence genome has a segment encoding these proteins:
- the LOC139055683 gene encoding uncharacterized protein has product MSGGVGYGGYGLGYGSGYGLGYGGGLGVGGAGAGGVGVGGVGVGSSVALLRGGPALYKAVPGPAFLVRTIHQVNKLSSGGALVAHSGLGAGSYAGGAGLGGGYGGGLGYGGGSGYGGGLGYGGGQGYGGGYGYGSYRYKG; this is encoded by the coding sequence ATGTCCGGTGGGGTGGGTTACGGAGGATACGGACTCGGTTACGGCAGTGGATATGGCCTTGGATATGGGGGAGGCCTGGGAGTCGGAGGTGCGGGTGCCGGCGGTGTGGGTGTTGGCGGTGTTGGTGTCGGCAGCAGCGTGGCCCTTCTTCGCGGTGGACCTGCACTGTACAAGGCTGTACCCGGCCCTGCCTTCCTGGTCAGGACCATCCACCAAGTTAACAAGCTGTCCAGCGGCGGAGCACTGGTCGCACACTCCGGCCTCGGAGCAGGATCATACGCTGGAGGCGCCGGACTCGGCGGAGGCTACGGAGGTGGCTTGGGATATGGCGGCGGTTCGGGGTACGGCGGCGGTTTGGGATACGGAGGTGGTCAGGGATACGGCGGCGGCTACGGATACGGCAGCTACCGTTACAAGGGTTGA